In Novipirellula caenicola, the genomic stretch TTCGTTCTACTTGTTGCAGAAACGTCATCTCGCCGTGGCCCGGCGGTGTTTGTCGATCGCGCTACCATCGGCGTTGCTGTTCACCCTAATGGCCGCACTGACGGGACACGACTCCGCTCAAAAACTAGTAGAAACGCAACCCGCCAAACTGGCTGCGATGGAGGCTCATTTTCACAGCAGTGATGCCCCCACCGGACTCTACCTGTTTGGTTGGCCCGATGCCAAGAACGAGAAAGTGCATTTCGGTATCCAGGTCCCGCGTTTGCTAAGTTTGATGGTCTACAACGATCCGGCGAAACCGGTGCCCGGCATGGATCAGATTCCCGAGGATCAGCGGCCTCCGGTGTGGTTACCATTCCAAACGTTTCACGTGATGGTCGGGCTTGGAACGATGATGATCATCGTGGCAGCGATGGCGTGTTGGTCATGGTACCGTGGATCGCTCGAAAAACGCCGATGGCTGCTGTGGACAATCGTTGTGATGCCTGTGGCGGCGATGACAGCCAATCAAGCTGGCTGGATCACCGCCGAGGTTGGACGACAACCTTGGATCGTCTACCCGTCGGTGCAAGCAGGCGTCGAGATGATGGGATTGCGAACCGCCGACGGTTTAAGTGAGTCGGTGACGGCCGAACAGGTGCTCAGTTCAATCATCTTGTTTGGCATCATCTATTCGCTGCTGTTTGCAGTATGGGTGTTTGTGCTGAACCATAAAATTCAGCATGGGCCGGAAACGCCCGAGGAATTGACACGGTACAAACGTCGACTCCGCGGCGAGTACAACGAAGAATCAATTCCCGAAGCCATTAGCCACCAAGGCACGAATCGAGGCGGCGGATTGATGGAAGAGGGAGTACGATGAGTTACGAAGCGCTGACGTTTATCTGGTTCGTGCTTTTGGGCGTGTTGCTTTGTGGCTACGCGATCCTGGATGGGTTTGATCTAGGCGTCGGGATTCTACATCCGTTCATCGCCCAAGACGATCGCGAGCGTCGTTTGGTGATGAATTCGATTGGCCCGCTATGGGACGGCAACGAAGTCTGGTTAGTGACCTTTGGCGGAGCACTCTTTGCCGCATTTCCAGTCGCCTACGCAACGGTGTTTAGTAGTTTTTACACCGCCTTCTTTTTGTTGTTGACGTGTTTGATCGGTCGCGCGGTCAGCCTCGAATTCCGTTCGAAAGTCCAATCGAAGCGTTGGCGATCGGTCTGGGACACAGGCTTTTTTCTCTCCTCGGTAACGGCAGCGGCGCTGCTTGGTATTGCCGCGGGGAACGTCATGGCGGGCATGGAACTAGGGCCGAAATACAAATACGAAGGCAGTTTGCTGAGCCAGATCTATTGGTACCCGCTGCTTGTTGGCGGGTTGACGGTTTCACTATTTGCACTGCATGGTGCGATCTATCTGTATTTAAAAACCGAAGATGAACTGCAAGACCGTGTTCGACGAGCGATCCCGCGGCTGTTTTACGTGTTCGCAGGACTATATGTCATCGTGACGATAGCCACATGGTGGCATGTTCCGCATGCGACCGAGAACATAGCGGCGAACCCCGTTCTCTGGGTCGTGCCGATATTGAATGCGTTAGCGGTGATGAATATCCCGCGAGCGATGCATTTGGGCAAACCTGGCTATGCGTTCTTCACCTCATCCATGGTCATCTTGGCGTTTGCAGCGTTATTCAGCGTCGCGATCTTTCCCAACTTCATGCTCTCAACGATCGATCCCGCGTTTAGTGTCACGCTCGACAACGCCCGCAGCAGCCAGCAGACCCTTGGCACGATGTTGATCATCGCCGCGATCGGAATGCCCTGTGTGCTCAGCTACACCGTCACGATCTACTGGATTTTCCGAGGCAAAGTCAAACTCGACCCCCACAGCTATTAATGATCGCTGGTTTAGAAGCAATCGTATAGACCGGAGGCCGAAACACGGACCGAGGGTATGTCGCCCGCTGGGCTATGTTTTCCCATCTCCACTAGCCGGTAGCTCACGCCACCGGCAGCGGGTGTGTCGGCCTCCGGCCTGTAATCAATGCCACTAAATCAGCAGTCTCTATCAGCATCCCCCGGGAAGCCCCATTCCCCACCGCTCCACAAGACATCCAATCTCCCACCCGACGTAACGTCGATTCAAGCGACAGAAACATCGGTGCGACAGAAAGATTAAAATCGCCCCGTCTGCCTAGCGAAATGTTTCTGTCGCACCAATCTTTCTGTCAACTCCACAGCAGAACCATCGCAAGTCGAATGCCGAAGGAAGCCAGCTGCTTCACCCCGCAACTCCTCCGTCGACACCTCTCAGAAATAGGATTCGTGAGTCGACGATTGCTCGGTCTGGTCACGCCGTAGATTTACGACAGAAACATTGGTGCGACAGAAAGAATGAAATCGCCCAGCCTGCATCGCGAAATTTTTCTGTCGCACCAATCTTTCTGTCTACTCAACAGCATATCCATCGCAAGTCGAGTGTCGGTGAAAGCGAGTTGATTCACACCGCAACTCCTCAGACGACACCTCTCAGAAACCGTAATCACGAATCAACGACTACCCGGTCTGGTCACGTCGTAGATTAACGACAGAAACATTGGTGCGACAAAAAGATTAGAATCACCCGGCTTGCATCGCGAAATTTTTCTGTCGCACCAATCTTTCTGTCTACTCCACAGCAGATCCAGCGCGAGTCGAATGCCGCAGGAAGCCAGCTGCTTCACACCGCAACGCCTCCGTCGACACTTATCAGAAATAGGATTCGTGAGTCGACGATTGCTCGGTCTGGTCACGTCGCAGATTAACGACCGACAAATTGGTGCGACAGAAAGATTAAAATCGCCCAGCCAGCAACGCGAAATTTTTCTGTCGCACCAATCTTTCTGTCTACTCAACAGCAGAACCATCGCAAGTCGAATGCCGAAGGAAGCCAGCTGCTTCACACCGCAACGCCTCCGTCGACACCTCTCAGAAATAGGATTCGTGAGTCGACGATTGCTCGGTCTGGTCACGTCGTAGATTAACGACAGAAACATTGGTGCGACAGAAAGATTGAAATCGCCCGGCTTGCATCGCGAAATGTTTCTGTCGCACCAATCTTTCTGTCTACACAACAGCAGAACCATCGCGACTTGAATGCCGATGAAAGCCAGTTGCTTCACTCCCCAACTTCCTCAGTCGACCTGGCTCAGAAACCGGTTTCGCGAGTCAACGACTACCCGGTCTGGTCAGCCCGCAAATTAACGATAGAAACATTGGTGTGACAGAAAGATCAAAACCGTCCAGCCTGCATCGAGAAAATTTTCTGTCGCACGACTCTTTCTGTCTACCCAAACGCAGAGTCATTGCCGCTCGATCGTTGTTAGTTGAACCTTGTGATGGACGATGTTGAGCCAGTGCAAGCGACGAACCGGACTGAGCGCGATTATTTTTTCGAAATCACGTCGGTTTTGCTTTGTGCAGTTTTTATACGTGGTTACGCTCAGTGCGATATCAGACGACAGCAAATGGAATCTTTGGCACCCCAGCGACGTACCGTCTGATCGCATTGGCAACATTTCCTCTCGCGTCACGTCTTGTCTAGTGCAGTGCAAGATTGCACGTCGATAAAGCGATGCATCGAGTCCGGTGCCCCAATCCTTGACCAACTCCTTCACGAGCAAGCAGAGTTCAAGATCCCCACAGAAAGCAGATAAATCAAAATCGAAACGGCGTCGCTCAACCGAGTCAACGGTCGCATTCACGAACCGCATCTGTACCGTGCGAGGTCGAAAATTGATCAACTTCCCATGACTCGCATCGGTTAAGTACAAGTAGTTCAGTAACTGAGAGACGTGCTTGCCAGATAATGTCGAAACCGTTTTAAGTTCATAGATCACTTTCTTTTCGAGTGCGAGATCCAATTTGAGAGGGATTGAGAAATCTCGAAACGACAGTTCAACCGGAACCTCAATTTGTCCGTCAAGATTGTTGCCCTGCAAGACTCTCAAAAGCTCTCTTTGATATACCCCCTCGTCTGCGAGGCAACCTATTTTTTGGTGCGTCGCGAACACGAAACTTACAACGGGATAGTCGATCGCTCGCATCTCATCGTCACAGATTCGCTGAAACGGGATCTCGCAATGAACCGGCATAATAACTCTGTGCGTTGTGATAAAGAGAAGCTAAAAGTTCAAGATGGCAAGATGACATAGGACCTTCACCTAACCAACATCCTTGTGCAGTCGCAGCAATCTTTCAGCTAATCTTACCGGAGAAACATCACAGTTCGCATATTTCCCAAATGCGATTCGCTTCACTCCGAACCACATCAGATTGTATATTCTCGTCATCCGGATACACGATACCACGGTTACTGGTCTACGCAGACCGCAATTAACGACAAAGACATTAGTACGACAGAAAGATCAACATCGCTCCGTCTGCCTCGCGAAATGTTTCTGTCGCACCAATCTTTCTGTCTACCCAACCGTTTCCCCATCCCAAGCCCAAGCCGACGATTGCGGCAAGTCGGCGGCTATACACAGCACCTTCTTTATCGGCGAACTCTCGTCATCAAGGCCTACGATCCCTCGATTGCTCTGTCTGTCCAGGCCGGAATTATGGACAGAAACATTGGTGCGACAGAAAAATTAAAACGCCCCGTCTGCCTCGCGAAATGTTTCTGTCGCACCAATCTTTCTGTCTACCCAACCGCAAAGCCATCCATGTCGACGATCGCGGCAAGTCGGCCGCTATATACGGCACCTTCTTCATCCGCGAACTTTCGTCATCAAGGCATGCGATCCCTCGATGGCTCCGTCTGTCCATAACGTAATTGACGACAGAAACATTGGTGCGACAGAAAGATTAAAATCGCCCAGCCTGCTTCGCGAAATTTTCCTGTCGCATAAATCTTTTTGTCTATCCAACCGCATCCCCATCCCAAGTCGACGATCGTGACAAGTCGACTGCTATACACAGCACATTCTTTATCCGCGCCCTCTCGTCATCAAGGCATGCGATCCCTCGATGGCTCCGTCTGTCCATGACGTAATTGACGACAGAAAAATTGGTGCGACAGAAAGATTAAAATCGCCCCGTCTGCCAATCGAAATGTTTCTGTCGCACCAATCTTTCTGTCTGCCCAACCGCAGCCCCAACCTAATTCGACGATTGCGGCATGTCGCTTGCTATACTCGGCATCTTCTCTATTGGCGAACTCTGGTCATCAAGGCACGTGATCCCTCAATGGCTCCGTCTGTCCAGTCCGCAGTTGACGACAAAAACATTGGTGCGACAGAAAGATTAAAATTTCCCCTTCTGCCTAGCGAAATGTTTCTGTCGCACCAATCTTTCTTTCTACCCAACCGCATCCCAAGCCCATGTCGACGATCGCGGCAAGTCGACTGCTATACTCGGCACCTTCTTTATCCGCGCCCTCTCGTCATCAAGGCATGCGATCCCTCGATGGCTCCGTCTGTCCATGCCGTAACTGACGACAGAAACATTGGTGCGACAGAAAGATTAAAATCGCCCAGCCTGCTTCGCGAAATGTTTCTGTCGCACCGATCTTTTTGTCTGCCTAACCGCCGAGTTCTTTAGGGTCGTCGCAACTCGCTGGCGTCGTAGCCACGCTAAATCAAGGCAGCTCAACGATTTAGAAATGCTGCTGTTGGTGGTTTGGTGGCACGGTCACGGATCGCTGCTGAAATGTTGTCCTCATCCGAGCTAACAGCGACCATACCACAAGAGAGTCCGACAAAAATCTGGACTTCGTTGTGAACCTGATGTTCGCACAGCGTGTCAAATTGTCGCCAGACAGAGATATGTCAATCCATTTCCATCGGAATTGCAGGACTATCATGAAAAACTCGATCAGCGCAAACGGTATCGCTACAGGAAACTTGTACCTCCACCGCTGGACGCGTTCAATTCATGGCCAAATCGATTTCCGTCTCGGATGTTAGCTTCCGATTTCCCAACCAGACTCCAATCTTCACCAACCTGAACGTCCACTTTGGATTGTGCCGCACCGCGATTGTCGGCCGCAACGGCGTCGGCAAATCGACGCTGCTGAAACTGATTCAAGGGCAACTGCTACCAAGCAAGGGAAGCATCGTGACGGCAGGAACGATCGCCGTGCTCAATCAATCGGTCCAGGCCGATCCGCAGTTGACGATTGCGGATCTATTTGGGGTCGGGAATGAATTTGCAACATTGCAACGGATCGAGCGTGGCGTTGGCAGCGAAGCTGATTTTTCCGCAGCCGATTGGACGCTGGAAACACGTATCACATCCGCGCTCGCACGCGTTGGGCTCGCCTTCACCGCAGACTTGCGTCTTGCAGAAATGTCAGGCGGACAAAGGACGCGAGTTGGTATCGCGTCACTCGTTTTTGCCAATGCCGACTTTTTACTACTGGATGAACCGACCAACAATCTCGATCGTGACGGACGAAATCAGGTTATTGAGTTGCTTCAAAATTGGCAAGCTGGTGCCGTGGTGATCAGCCATGACCGTGAATTACTCGAGTCAATGGATTCGATCATCGAACTCACGTCGCTCGGTGTTAAAACGTACGGTGGAAATTGGAGCGAATATCAATCGCAGAAGACTCGAGAACGGCAGGCCGCCCAGCGAGATTTGGCGGAGGCCGAAAAACAGGAAGTCCGCCTGACGAAACGGAACCAAGCCAAGGTCCAGCGGCAGTCGCGGCGGAATCGCACAGGGAAAAAATCGGTAACGAAGGGTGGGATGCCCCGAATCTTGGCAGGCGCACGAAAGGAGCGGAGCGAACAGACAACCGCGGACAAACATCTTGAATCCGTTCGTTTGCGAGAACAAGCGAACCAGAAAATGAGTGAAGCACGCGAAAAGATCGAAATCATCGATCCATTTCGAGTCGAGTTGCCGTCCACGAATCTCCATCCATCAAAGTCCATCCTACGCATCGATGACGTCACGTTCGGTTTCGAGCCGGAGCGTCCGATTGTTCGTGATTTCTCGCTGACCATCACAGGGCCTGAGCGAATTTCGATTAATGGCCGAAATGGCTCGGGCAAGTCCACGCTCGTTGCGTTGATCGCGGGTACCCTGCAGCCCTGGAGCGGCACGGTGGATCGTCGGTCCGAGTTCGCGATCTTGGACCAAGCCGTCAGTGTTATGGAGATGGACCGCACCGTGCGAGAAAATTACAAGCGGATCAACCCTTCGTCGAGCGAGAATGAGTGCCGAGCCGCGTTGGCTCGTTTCAAATTTCGCAGCGAAGCCGCGATGCAAGTCGCAGCGACGCTCAGCGGCGGCGAGTTATTGCGAGCGGGACTGGCGTGCGTCCTTGGCTGTCCCGTTCCCCCACCGCTGCTGATCTTGGATGAACCCACCAATCACTTGGACCTTGAATCGATTGAAACCGTCGAATCGGGGCTAAAAGCCTATGACGGCGCAATCATCGTCGTCAGCCACGATGTATCGTTTCTAAAGTCGATTGGGGTGACGCGTGAAGTCATGCTTGAAGACGACGAAACATAAAAACAAGCTTCAGTGAAGCAAGAAGGCTCGGCAATGAATCGAGTAGGAAGGTAAAAATGATCGACCAGCCAAATAACTTTTATAGCGAAGCGGCACGAGCCGCCCCGTCAATTTCGAACGTTTTATTGGTTGCAACCGGGCGGCGCCCCCGCGCCTCACCGCTACCCGACGCGGGCGGCCCTCGCCTTGCAAAGACCATTTACCATTCGATGAAATCAACAATCTGGCGACGAGTCCCGCAATCATCAATGCTACTATCACCTCAGGTTGTGCGAGCGTGCACAGCCTGATGATCGTGCTCGCACGGTCTTAGCGACGTGTGCTCTCAGCCGACGGCGTTGCTTCGTCGCTGGTATCGCCATCTTCGCGTAGACTTTGATGGCATCGCACACAACTGACGGTCAAATGGTTGTAGGCGATCGTGACACCATCGACGTTTTTCCGTTTCGATTGTTTGATCAATTCATCCGTGACGAATTCAAATGTGTTGACGTGTTTGCGATACTCTTTGTTACGACTCCGCACGAATCCTTCCATCGTATTAAGAATTCGCATTTTTTGGGCATTCGCTTGGATCGTATCAAAATCCTGCATCGCTAGACCACGCAAGATGGCGGTTGAGTATTCCAATTTCTTTTCCATCCAAAAATCAAGCGGTTTCTCTTCAGATTCAACAATCTCCGTGGCCGTGCTGGATGGCTCTTGTGCGAATGAAACCGGCAGCAATACTAAACTGGCAATGACCCCAAATAGTGTCTTCATAATCTGTCTTTCGATGGTTGCGAAACGAAGTGAGGAACGATTCACTTGCAACAGGGCAAACCGAGTGCCGCGATCAAAAGAATTATCGGTCGCTTCATGACGACGCCACTGCATCCACACGAATCACACACCACGCGGCGTCACCATCCACTTAACAAACCCTTTGCGTGAATTTCATTATGCCTGCACCACCCTCCGTCCCACTTTGGCAAGTCGACGCGTTTACCGAGCGTCCTTTTCATGGCAATCCTGCCGCAGTTTGCCTCCTCGACACCGCCGCGAATCCTGAATGGATGCAGCACGTCGCGGCCGAGATGAATCTTGCAGAGACCGCATTCGTTACTCGCACTCGCATCAAAAACACTTTTGATTTGCGTTGGTTCACCCCCACCACCGAAGTCGATCTGTGTGGCCATGCCACCTTGGCCGCCGCTCACGTTTTGATTGAACAAGGACAAGTCGACGAGTGCGTCCCCATCCGTTTCCAAACACGTAGCGGAGAGCTGAAGTGTCAACCGAAGGAAGGAAAAATCGCACTCGATTTCCCATCGACTCCCGCCAACGAATCACTCGATGCGACGGAGACACATGCATGCCAGTCCGTATTTGGCATCACCGCAATTTTTGCAGCACGCACGAAATTCGATATTCTGTTGGTCGTGGAGGCTCCACAAACCGTGCGTGAGCTGAAGCCAAATTTCGTCTCGATGGCGGACATTGAAACTCGGGGAATCATCGTGACCGCGTGTGCGGATGAAGAGGGGGTCGATTTTGTCTCGCGATTTTTCGCCCCACGCTGCGGAATCAACGAGGATCCGGTAACCGGATCGGCGCACTGCTGTTTGGCTCCCTATTGGTCAGCCCGGTTAGGACGGAATCCACTGATCGGATACCAAGCTTCCTCACGAGGCGGCATGGTCCACGCCGAAATCAAGGGCGACCGCGTCCAACTCAGTGGCAACGCTGTGACCGTGATGGAAGGCAAATTGTGGACCACCCCATGAATTCTGTGGCGCAAATCCATTTAAGGCACTATGATCCTTCGGACGCTCCGGCGCTCCTAGCCCTGTTTTGCGACACGGTGCGGCGCGTCAATTTTCGTGACTACACCCACAAGCAAATCGAGGCTTGGGCACCGGCCGACATGCCGATTGACCCTTGGGCAACCCGATTTGAAGGCAAAATTGCCTATGTGGCTGAGCGAGGGCAATCCATTGCGGGTTTCGCCGACATGACATCAAGCGGGTATTTGGATCGCTTGTTTGTTTCGGCGGACTTCCAGCGACAAGGCGTCGCCAGGAAATTGCTGCGAGCGATGTTGCAGCGTGCCGCCGACCTGCAACTTTCCGAAGTGACAACTGAAGCCAGCATTACTGCAAAGCCATTTTTTCTTGCCGAGTCGTTTGTCGTGGTCCAAAAGCAAACAGTGACTTGCCGTGGCGTCGAATTTACGAATTTCTTAATGCGACGCAGCATCAGCTAAGTCCGTCAAGGTCAACAACTCAGTGAAAGTCAACGATCACGGGACGATGGTCTGAACCAATATCCGGACCGACAAAATGACGGGCGACCTCGATTTCCGCCCCCACCAATACGTGATCGATCATTAGCCCCGGCAGCGGTAACGAGCTCGGATTCCAAGTGCTGTGTAGTCCCTGTCCATTTGATGAGTTTCGCAAACCGGATTGTTTTCTCAATCGCCGAAACCAATACGACCACGGCGTGCAGTTCAAATCGCCTGCCACCAAGGTTCGCTGGCCGCCCTGTTGTTTCACGTGCTCGGCGATAGCGTCAAACGTCCGGTTCCGATCCTGCCAGTTGGAGGGTCGCATCGGAGGCAACGGATGTGTCGCGATAAGCTGTATCGGATCGCCATCGGGCAACGCGAGATCCATCACCACCGAAGGTAATTGCGTCTCCAGCGAGAACGAGACCACATCGCATTTTGACCAGCGATGTTTGCTAAAGACCGACATGCCGAAATTGTCTTCGCGAGGCAGCAATCGGCGAAACGGATAGCTGTCGCGAAGTCCAAGCTCCAACGCACGCGTCCACTCCGCGTCCGTCTCTTGTAGCACAACCAAGTCCGGGTCGGTCTCTGCGATCACTCGCAGCACGGCGGCATGGTTCGTGTTCCGCGTCAACACGTTTGCCGTCATCAACCGGTAAGTCGTGCCGGTAACGGGATCTGTCGGCCAATAAAACGGTAACAAACTAATCAGCAAACCGCCGCCGATCACAAGCAGGATTCCGCCGACGCGATGCCGCCTAAGCAGCACCAACCCAATCCCCGCTCCCAACAAACCCATTGTCGCTTGCACACGCAGATGGCTGGCCAAGTCCAGCAAATAATGCCATCTACCAAACATTCCGGCGGTCATCGCGGCAATCGCGACCAGTGACGACGTGATCAGGAAAAGTTCAATGCACCGTTTTAACGCAAGTACAGAAACATGCACTGGACCGCGGCGATGTTCCGGTGGGCCCGATTGCTGGGCATCATCGTTAGTCATGCAGATCAAGTTGCGGGATCGAGTTGCGGGCAGAGTTGACGGTGGTGTCGATGACAAGAAAGTTGTCGCGTATAAATACACTCATCCATCATGGCTGCCGCGACGTGGCTGCCGGATTCTCATCGTCCTTCTTCGTTTCGGAGACTTGCCGACGGTAGCCGACAAGGTAAAACTCGCTATCTTTGGGAGCTTTGAATTCTTTTGGAAAATCGGTGCCCGATAGATCATAACAAACGCGCATCGCGTCCGCGTTTTTGATCTCGTAGATCGCCAAGATCGTCTTGTCTTTGTTGGGTCCCTCCATGCTGTTGATCGTCATTCGCTAGGGGGTCGTCGTCGGATCGAGCGTGAACATGCCGATGTCAGAGTGATCTTCTCCTTCGACAGCGACCTCGTACTTATTCTTGTTGATCTTCAACGTGATTGCCTTGAGCGCCGGAGGCGGAATCAGAACGCCACTGAGCATCGCTCCCTTGGGCTTCCAAATCCCGTCGAACGTAAACTTACTCTCGTCAGAA encodes the following:
- a CDS encoding cytochrome ubiquinol oxidase subunit I codes for the protein MDVEILSRLQFALTIMFHYLFPPLSIGLGLQLFLCEWRYFRTRDVAWEAAARFWTRVFAVNFAMGVATGIVMEFEFGTNWAAYSRFVGDVFGSALAAEGIFAFFLESGFLAVLVFGWDRVGVKMHLFSTLMVFLGSVFSAVWIVVANSWQQTPAGYHIVWHDVQGEMMPRAEVTDFWAMVLNPSSVDRLTHTLIGALVLGAFFVASVCSFYLLQKRHLAVARRCLSIALPSALLFTLMAALTGHDSAQKLVETQPAKLAAMEAHFHSSDAPTGLYLFGWPDAKNEKVHFGIQVPRLLSLMVYNDPAKPVPGMDQIPEDQRPPVWLPFQTFHVMVGLGTMMIIVAAMACWSWYRGSLEKRRWLLWTIVVMPVAAMTANQAGWITAEVGRQPWIVYPSVQAGVEMMGLRTADGLSESVTAEQVLSSIILFGIIYSLLFAVWVFVLNHKIQHGPETPEELTRYKRRLRGEYNEESIPEAISHQGTNRGGGLMEEGVR
- the cydB gene encoding cytochrome d ubiquinol oxidase subunit II, giving the protein MSYEALTFIWFVLLGVLLCGYAILDGFDLGVGILHPFIAQDDRERRLVMNSIGPLWDGNEVWLVTFGGALFAAFPVAYATVFSSFYTAFFLLLTCLIGRAVSLEFRSKVQSKRWRSVWDTGFFLSSVTAAALLGIAAGNVMAGMELGPKYKYEGSLLSQIYWYPLLVGGLTVSLFALHGAIYLYLKTEDELQDRVRRAIPRLFYVFAGLYVIVTIATWWHVPHATENIAANPVLWVVPILNALAVMNIPRAMHLGKPGYAFFTSSMVILAFAALFSVAIFPNFMLSTIDPAFSVTLDNARSSQQTLGTMLIIAAIGMPCVLSYTVTIYWIFRGKVKLDPHSY
- a CDS encoding GxxExxY protein; translated protein: MRAIDYPVVSFVFATHQKIGCLADEGVYQRELLRVLQGNNLDGQIEVPVELSFRDFSIPLKLDLALEKKVIYELKTVSTLSGKHVSQLLNYLYLTDASHGKLINFRPRTVQMRFVNATVDSVERRRFDFDLSAFCGDLELCLLVKELVKDWGTGLDASLYRRAILHCTRQDVTREEMLPMRSDGTSLGCQRFHLLSSDIALSVTTYKNCTKQNRRDFEKIIALSPVRRLHWLNIVHHKVQLTTIERQ
- a CDS encoding ABC-F family ATP-binding cassette domain-containing protein: MAKSISVSDVSFRFPNQTPIFTNLNVHFGLCRTAIVGRNGVGKSTLLKLIQGQLLPSKGSIVTAGTIAVLNQSVQADPQLTIADLFGVGNEFATLQRIERGVGSEADFSAADWTLETRITSALARVGLAFTADLRLAEMSGGQRTRVGIASLVFANADFLLLDEPTNNLDRDGRNQVIELLQNWQAGAVVISHDRELLESMDSIIELTSLGVKTYGGNWSEYQSQKTRERQAAQRDLAEAEKQEVRLTKRNQAKVQRQSRRNRTGKKSVTKGGMPRILAGARKERSEQTTADKHLESVRLREQANQKMSEAREKIEIIDPFRVELPSTNLHPSKSILRIDDVTFGFEPERPIVRDFSLTITGPERISINGRNGSGKSTLVALIAGTLQPWSGTVDRRSEFAILDQAVSVMEMDRTVRENYKRINPSSSENECRAALARFKFRSEAAMQVAATLSGGELLRAGLACVLGCPVPPPLLILDEPTNHLDLESIETVESGLKAYDGAIIVVSHDVSFLKSIGVTREVMLEDDET
- a CDS encoding PhzF family phenazine biosynthesis protein, giving the protein MPAPPSVPLWQVDAFTERPFHGNPAAVCLLDTAANPEWMQHVAAEMNLAETAFVTRTRIKNTFDLRWFTPTTEVDLCGHATLAAAHVLIEQGQVDECVPIRFQTRSGELKCQPKEGKIALDFPSTPANESLDATETHACQSVFGITAIFAARTKFDILLVVEAPQTVRELKPNFVSMADIETRGIIVTACADEEGVDFVSRFFAPRCGINEDPVTGSAHCCLAPYWSARLGRNPLIGYQASSRGGMVHAEIKGDRVQLSGNAVTVMEGKLWTTP
- a CDS encoding GNAT family N-acetyltransferase, which codes for MNSVAQIHLRHYDPSDAPALLALFCDTVRRVNFRDYTHKQIEAWAPADMPIDPWATRFEGKIAYVAERGQSIAGFADMTSSGYLDRLFVSADFQRQGVARKLLRAMLQRAADLQLSEVTTEASITAKPFFLAESFVVVQKQTVTCRGVEFTNFLMRRSIS
- a CDS encoding endonuclease/exonuclease/phosphatase family protein; translation: MTNDDAQQSGPPEHRRGPVHVSVLALKRCIELFLITSSLVAIAAMTAGMFGRWHYLLDLASHLRVQATMGLLGAGIGLVLLRRHRVGGILLVIGGGLLISLLPFYWPTDPVTGTTYRLMTANVLTRNTNHAAVLRVIAETDPDLVVLQETDAEWTRALELGLRDSYPFRRLLPREDNFGMSVFSKHRWSKCDVVSFSLETQLPSVVMDLALPDGDPIQLIATHPLPPMRPSNWQDRNRTFDAIAEHVKQQGGQRTLVAGDLNCTPWSYWFRRLRKQSGLRNSSNGQGLHSTWNPSSLPLPGLMIDHVLVGAEIEVARHFVGPDIGSDHRPVIVDFH